The following proteins are encoded in a genomic region of Reichenbachiella sp.:
- the tig gene encoding trigger factor: MDIQLDQISKTEALIKINLKEADYQPKVEEKLKEYSKKAQIKGFRPGKVPQSLITKMYGKSILVEEINQMVSHKVMDYIKENDLQILGDPLPNAEKAAEMDWENGKDFDFEYEIGIAPEFDLKVDSKLKVDTFSIKIEDKLIDETVTNLQKQFGETTNPDVSESGDSLYGEIVIEGDDENAAGTLLDFDHVDKKVQKDMVGKKAGDVIEFDPAKAIKNEDQRNAFLATNQGLTGKIKFEVKKVNRTAPAEINQDMFDKTFGKDAVKSEEEFREKIKVSISENYVKETEGYTELKIRDKFIEKTKIELPDTFLKKWLELSNKNNLTKEQIDQDYPLYANDLKWSLIKNKISKDNEIKVEHEEVVEEAKNMIRVQFGSMGMSEAMEQNIDSFADNYLKGEEGQNYMKLNEKVFNDKVMAYIKENISIKAKEVTADEYREKA; this comes from the coding sequence TTGGACATTCAATTAGATCAAATTTCGAAAACAGAGGCTCTTATTAAAATTAATTTAAAGGAGGCTGATTATCAACCCAAAGTTGAAGAAAAACTAAAGGAGTACAGCAAGAAGGCTCAGATCAAAGGATTCCGTCCTGGGAAAGTTCCTCAAAGTCTGATCACCAAAATGTACGGCAAGTCTATCCTAGTAGAGGAAATCAACCAAATGGTTTCTCACAAAGTGATGGATTACATCAAAGAGAATGACCTCCAAATCTTAGGAGATCCACTTCCAAACGCTGAGAAAGCTGCTGAAATGGATTGGGAAAATGGTAAGGACTTCGACTTTGAATATGAAATTGGTATCGCACCTGAATTTGATTTGAAGGTAGACAGCAAATTAAAAGTAGATACTTTCTCTATCAAGATCGAAGACAAATTGATCGATGAGACGGTAACTAACCTTCAAAAACAATTCGGTGAAACTACCAACCCTGATGTATCTGAAAGTGGCGATTCTCTATATGGAGAAATCGTAATTGAAGGAGACGACGAAAACGCTGCTGGAACGCTACTGGATTTCGATCACGTAGACAAGAAAGTTCAGAAAGACATGGTCGGCAAGAAAGCTGGCGATGTGATCGAGTTTGACCCTGCGAAAGCAATCAAAAACGAAGATCAAAGAAATGCATTCTTAGCTACCAACCAAGGTTTGACTGGTAAGATCAAATTCGAAGTAAAAAAGGTAAACAGAACAGCACCAGCAGAAATAAACCAAGACATGTTCGACAAGACTTTTGGCAAAGATGCTGTGAAGTCTGAAGAAGAATTCAGAGAGAAAATCAAAGTTTCGATTAGTGAAAACTATGTAAAAGAAACTGAAGGATACACTGAATTAAAAATCAGAGATAAATTCATCGAGAAAACGAAGATCGAATTACCTGATACTTTCTTGAAAAAGTGGTTGGAGCTTTCTAACAAAAACAATTTGACCAAAGAGCAAATTGATCAAGACTATCCACTGTATGCGAATGACCTAAAATGGTCATTGATCAAAAACAAAATCTCAAAAGACAATGAGATCAAAGTAGAGCATGAGGAAGTAGTAGAAGAAGCGAAGAACATGATCAGAGTTCAGTTTGGCTCTATGGGCATGTCTGAAGCGATGGAACAAAACATCGATTCATTTGCTGACAACTACTTAAAAGGCGAAGAAGGTCAGAACTACATGAAATTGAACGAAAAAGTTTTCAATGACAAAGTGATGGCTTATATCAAAGAAAATATCTCGATCAAGGCTAAAGAAGTAACAGCCGACGAATACAGAGAAAAAGCTTAA
- a CDS encoding ATP-dependent Clp protease proteolytic subunit: MDKKEFRDFAVKGQNINGNTFDQYTGHIENMTRAVIEERPTNFREIDVFSRLIMDRIIFLGMGVDDNIANIITAQLLFLESVDAKKDILLYVNSPGGSVYAGLGIYDTMNYVNPDVNTICTGLAASMGAVLLAGGAAGKRAALPHSRIMIHQPMAGMQGQASDMEISLKQTLSVKKDLYDILAKHSGKTYDQIEKDSDRDYWMKASEAKKYGLIDEVLERKADD, encoded by the coding sequence ATGGATAAAAAAGAATTCAGAGATTTCGCCGTAAAAGGCCAAAACATAAATGGAAACACGTTTGATCAATACACCGGTCATATCGAAAATATGACACGTGCGGTGATCGAAGAGCGTCCAACGAACTTCCGTGAGATTGACGTATTTTCAAGATTGATCATGGATAGAATCATCTTCCTAGGCATGGGTGTAGATGACAACATTGCCAACATCATCACTGCCCAGTTGTTGTTTTTAGAGTCTGTTGATGCGAAGAAAGACATCTTACTCTATGTAAATAGCCCAGGCGGATCTGTGTATGCTGGACTAGGTATCTACGACACGATGAACTATGTGAATCCAGATGTAAATACGATCTGTACTGGATTGGCAGCTTCTATGGGAGCCGTATTACTAGCAGGTGGTGCCGCTGGAAAAAGAGCCGCATTGCCGCACTCAAGAATTATGATTCACCAGCCAATGGCAGGTATGCAAGGACAGGCTTCTGACATGGAAATTTCATTGAAGCAGACGCTTTCTGTAAAGAAAGATCTATATGACATCCTGGCGAAGCACAGTGGCAAGACCTACGATCAAATCGAAAAAGACTCAGATCGTGACTATTGGATGAAAGCTTCTGAGGCCAAGAAATATGGTCTGATCGACGAAGTATTGGAACGAAAAGCTGACGATTAA
- the clpX gene encoding ATP-dependent Clp protease ATP-binding subunit ClpX, with translation MAQVTCSFCGRNKKDVDLMISGIHAHICDKCIAQANQILNEESNTKSNLDTPNFNLIKPIEMKEHLDQFVIGQDEAKRVISVAVYNHYKRLSQPAEDDEVTIEKSNIVMVGETGTGKTYLARSLAKILQVPFCIADATVLTEAGYVGEDVESILTRLLQAADYDVEAAERGIVYIDELDKISRKSDNPSITRDVSGEGVQQALLKLLEGTSVNVPPQGGRKHPDQKMISVNTENILFICGGAFDGITRNIANRLNTRPLGFNNKKTDTYGEVNKDNLLQYITAMDLKSFGLIPELIGRLPVLTHLNPLDDKALRQILTEPKNALVKQYSKLFDMEGIEIEFKKGALDYVVEKALEFKLGARGLRSICEAIINDAMFELPSQKDAKKLVVTRAYAEEKFEKSKLNKLRVAG, from the coding sequence ATGGCTCAAGTAACCTGTTCATTTTGCGGAAGGAATAAGAAAGATGTTGATTTGATGATTTCAGGGATACATGCTCACATTTGTGACAAATGTATCGCACAAGCCAATCAAATTTTGAATGAGGAATCGAATACCAAGAGCAATCTTGATACGCCGAATTTCAACCTCATCAAGCCTATTGAAATGAAAGAACACCTCGACCAATTTGTGATTGGTCAGGACGAAGCTAAGCGAGTGATCTCTGTAGCGGTGTACAACCACTACAAGAGATTGTCTCAGCCTGCCGAAGACGATGAGGTGACGATTGAAAAATCAAATATTGTAATGGTGGGAGAAACCGGAACAGGTAAAACTTACCTGGCTCGATCACTCGCCAAAATCCTTCAAGTACCTTTTTGTATTGCTGATGCCACTGTACTCACGGAAGCTGGATATGTAGGTGAAGATGTAGAAAGCATCTTAACCAGACTTCTCCAGGCTGCTGATTATGATGTAGAAGCCGCAGAACGAGGTATTGTCTACATTGATGAGTTGGATAAGATTTCTCGTAAGTCGGACAATCCATCCATCACCAGAGACGTGAGTGGAGAAGGTGTGCAGCAGGCGCTATTGAAGCTATTGGAAGGTACTTCTGTGAATGTACCGCCACAAGGCGGACGTAAGCATCCAGATCAGAAGATGATTTCTGTAAATACAGAAAACATTCTATTTATCTGTGGTGGAGCATTTGATGGAATCACTAGAAACATTGCGAATCGTTTGAATACGCGTCCATTAGGTTTCAACAACAAGAAAACTGATACGTACGGCGAAGTAAACAAGGACAATTTGCTGCAATACATCACGGCAATGGATTTGAAAAGCTTCGGCTTGATTCCTGAGTTGATTGGTCGTCTACCAGTTTTGACACACTTGAATCCGCTGGATGACAAAGCACTTCGTCAGATATTGACTGAGCCTAAGAATGCGCTAGTAAAGCAGTATTCGAAGCTGTTTGATATGGAAGGCATAGAGATCGAATTCAAGAAAGGCGCTTTGGACTATGTAGTAGAAAAAGCTTTGGAATTCAAGCTTGGTGCACGTGGTCTGCGCTCGATTTGCGAGGCTATCATCAACGATGCCATGTTCGAACTACCTTCTCAGAAAGATGCTAAGAAGCTTGTAGTAACGAGAGCTTATGCCGAAGAGAAATTCGAAAAATCTAAGTTGAATAAGTTGAGAGTAGCGGGGTAA
- a CDS encoding PadR family transcriptional regulator, with protein MKYALGEFEEIVLLLVAAQHDEAYGLSITKAIEEKLERSVTLSSVHTALYRLEEKGYVQSQIGGSSTARGGRRKRLFTITATGKSALQESRASRNLLWDMISNVVIE; from the coding sequence ATGAAATACGCATTAGGTGAATTCGAAGAGATTGTATTGCTACTAGTAGCTGCACAACACGATGAGGCTTATGGCTTGTCCATAACCAAAGCCATTGAAGAAAAACTAGAGCGATCCGTCACGCTCAGTAGTGTGCACACGGCCCTTTACCGACTAGAAGAAAAGGGTTATGTCCAATCTCAAATTGGGGGCAGTAGTACGGCACGCGGAGGGAGAAGAAAAAGGCTATTTACCATTACCGCCACAGGAAAATCTGCTTTACAGGAATCGCGGGCTTCAAGGAATCTGCTTTGGGATATGATATCAAACGTTGTCATAGAATGA
- a CDS encoding ABC transporter permease: MKKDHKPPKWADRFFSWYCQNELAESILGDLHEWFEDQVDQKGLFRARLLYWVNVLKFINKFTLKRKNPYTTLNSTPMIKNYLLVAIRGLSKNKVFASINMIGLALGLASCFLIFSFVKKELTFDLFHSKADNIYRVTNRFERPNRTNLWARTPPALAPAIRANFSGVERTTRLRYTDDVLYTVNDRSFYQGNGFYADSLFLEMFDFPLIVGDRSTALDEPGNIVLTASIAKKFFGDQDPMGQLITLENETTLKVTGILKPIPTDSHITFDLLISFPTYVVPDGYLADLNSWGWAGFWTYVELSNQTNLTTLQAQIAELYKANYQNSTDVEIEVFLQPLKDLYLGSSNYSNIGESIRVGNRSTILGLSVVVFLILLVASCNFMNLSTAMSLRRGKEIGIRKVLGAVRSRVSKQFLIESVMISLFSLGLALVILLLFGPYFNQLFTLELEFSNVEILQSLPIFVLGTIIIGLIAGIYPSFVLAAFSPILALKGYQISFNSGAWLRKSLIVFQFVIALSLIIFTVIVASQIEYIQTKSLGFDRENLVKLRIGTEEGHYETLRNRLLANSRVTGLTKHSHAFDGSASSGPAWLKGQSSNDAHQLSYYQTEHDFLQVTGVKLLEGRFFSKDFATDEETGLVLNQSAVTELGLADPIGQKVNFHNRERIVVGVVEDFHFGSLHTPIGPMGIVMPFVNLEQVLIKVQGSNLRQTMLSLESDWHAVAGDLPFEASFVEDGIRAMYEKEEKIATLISSASTLAVILACLGLYALVAFSIQNRLKEIGIRKALGAPLNQLVMLLAKKYILLILIANVIAWPITYFLAAEWLGNFAYRISIAPALFVGSGIALFLIAMVTIAYQLVKASLVSPVKYLRSE, from the coding sequence ATGAAAAAAGATCATAAACCGCCTAAATGGGCAGATCGATTTTTCAGCTGGTATTGTCAGAATGAGCTGGCGGAATCTATTCTTGGCGATTTGCACGAATGGTTCGAGGATCAAGTAGACCAGAAAGGTCTCTTCCGAGCACGACTTCTTTATTGGGTCAACGTGCTGAAATTCATCAACAAATTCACACTCAAAAGAAAAAACCCATACACCACACTCAACAGCACTCCAATGATTAAAAATTATCTACTAGTGGCCATCAGAGGCTTAAGCAAAAACAAAGTATTCGCCAGCATCAATATGATTGGCCTCGCCCTCGGTCTGGCTAGCTGCTTCCTCATATTCTCCTTCGTAAAAAAGGAGCTGACCTTCGATCTATTTCACAGCAAAGCCGACAATATCTATCGGGTAACGAATCGCTTCGAGCGCCCCAATCGCACCAACCTTTGGGCACGCACCCCACCTGCCCTTGCCCCTGCCATCCGAGCAAATTTCTCTGGTGTAGAGCGAACCACCCGACTGCGTTACACGGATGACGTGCTGTATACGGTGAACGATCGATCCTTCTACCAAGGCAATGGGTTTTATGCAGATTCACTTTTTCTTGAAATGTTTGATTTTCCTCTGATAGTGGGCGACCGAAGCACAGCGCTAGACGAGCCTGGAAACATAGTATTGACAGCATCCATCGCCAAAAAATTCTTTGGTGATCAAGACCCAATGGGGCAGCTCATTACTTTAGAAAACGAAACTACATTAAAGGTGACCGGCATATTAAAACCTATACCTACAGACTCACATATTACCTTTGATCTGCTCATTTCATTTCCTACCTATGTGGTACCTGACGGATATCTAGCCGATCTTAATAGTTGGGGCTGGGCAGGATTTTGGACGTATGTTGAGTTGTCAAACCAGACCAACCTGACTACGCTACAAGCTCAAATTGCCGAGCTTTATAAAGCCAATTATCAAAATTCCACTGATGTTGAGATAGAAGTATTTCTACAGCCCCTGAAGGACCTATATCTAGGTTCGTCAAACTATTCTAACATTGGGGAGTCTATCAGAGTCGGCAATCGTTCTACCATATTGGGGTTGAGCGTTGTGGTATTCCTGATTCTCCTAGTGGCCAGTTGCAATTTCATGAATTTATCCACCGCCATGTCTTTACGACGTGGCAAGGAGATCGGAATCAGAAAGGTACTGGGCGCAGTCAGATCCCGAGTATCCAAACAGTTTTTGATTGAATCAGTCATGATCAGTTTGTTTAGCCTGGGATTGGCCTTAGTCATTCTTCTGCTTTTTGGTCCTTATTTCAACCAGTTGTTTACGTTGGAACTAGAATTTTCAAATGTTGAAATATTACAATCACTTCCCATTTTCGTCCTTGGTACGATTATCATTGGTCTGATAGCTGGTATTTATCCCTCCTTTGTCTTGGCGGCGTTTAGTCCGATTTTGGCTCTTAAAGGTTATCAAATCAGTTTCAATTCTGGTGCCTGGCTCAGAAAAAGTCTGATTGTTTTTCAGTTTGTGATCGCATTGAGTCTTATTATTTTCACAGTCATCGTAGCCTCACAGATTGAATACATTCAAACCAAATCGCTCGGGTTTGATCGAGAAAATTTGGTTAAACTTCGAATAGGTACCGAAGAAGGTCACTACGAGACACTGCGTAATAGATTGCTGGCCAATTCAAGAGTCACGGGACTAACCAAGCACAGCCATGCCTTCGACGGTTCGGCCTCTAGCGGGCCTGCATGGCTCAAAGGCCAATCCAGCAATGATGCACATCAGCTATCCTACTATCAGACGGAACATGATTTTCTCCAAGTCACCGGCGTGAAACTATTGGAAGGTCGATTTTTCTCCAAAGACTTTGCTACAGACGAAGAAACAGGCTTGGTCCTTAATCAGTCTGCCGTGACCGAGTTGGGGCTTGCTGACCCGATTGGTCAAAAAGTGAACTTTCATAATCGTGAACGAATAGTGGTTGGCGTTGTTGAGGATTTTCATTTTGGCTCATTGCACACGCCTATTGGACCTATGGGAATCGTCATGCCATTTGTGAATTTGGAGCAAGTTTTAATCAAAGTACAGGGTAGTAATTTGAGACAAACCATGTTGTCATTGGAAAGTGATTGGCACGCAGTGGCAGGTGATCTACCTTTTGAAGCCAGTTTTGTAGAAGATGGCATTCGTGCCATGTATGAAAAAGAAGAAAAGATCGCCACGTTGATTTCTTCTGCCTCTACGCTGGCTGTGATATTGGCCTGCTTAGGCCTTTACGCCCTGGTCGCCTTTTCCATTCAAAACAGACTCAAAGAAATAGGCATTCGAAAAGCATTAGGTGCACCCTTAAATCAGTTGGTCATGCTACTGGCTAAGAAGTACATACTCCTAATTCTGATTGCTAACGTGATTGCCTGGCCCATCACCTATTTTTTAGCGGCAGAATGGTTAGGCAACTTTGCCTATCGCATTTCGATAGCTCCAGCCCTTTTTGTAGGTTCAGGGATTGCATTATTTCTAATCGCCATGGTTACCATCGCTTATCAACTCGTAAAGGCTTCACTGGTAAGCCCTGTTAAATATTTGAGGAGTGAGTGA
- a CDS encoding acyltransferase family protein — protein sequence MSVGNRRYDIDWLRVIAIGLLLIYHIAIGFQPWGVFIGFIQNNEAWEGVWVPMSMLNVWRIPLLFFVSGMGVYFAIQRRDWKQLLVERSKRILIPFVFGMLAIVPLHVLLWQEYYHQDKSYVFNPAHLWFLGNIFIYVLVLSPLFFYLKRNKDGVFQRVLQKLFSTPAGLLVIMLPFVLEAVVVQPDNFEMYAMTMHGFWLGLVAFLVGFCCVYSGATFWNTVTNSRWVLLLFAVGLYTLRLILFELKSPDFLMAIESNFWIFTVFGFGHKYLNKPSQALTYLSQAAYPIYIIHMVFLYLGSMLLFAIDLSATIKFWSLVLFTNIACYLTYEFVIRRVKILRPLFGLKT from the coding sequence ATGTCTGTAGGTAATAGAAGATACGACATCGACTGGTTGAGAGTCATTGCGATAGGGTTATTACTAATTTATCATATCGCCATAGGCTTCCAACCCTGGGGAGTGTTTATCGGGTTTATTCAAAACAATGAGGCATGGGAAGGTGTATGGGTGCCCATGTCTATGCTCAATGTTTGGAGAATTCCATTGCTCTTTTTTGTATCGGGAATGGGCGTGTACTTCGCTATTCAGAGGAGAGACTGGAAGCAGCTCCTGGTAGAGAGATCCAAAAGAATTCTGATTCCTTTTGTTTTCGGAATGTTGGCCATAGTCCCTTTGCATGTTCTTTTGTGGCAAGAATACTATCATCAGGACAAGAGCTATGTGTTCAATCCTGCCCACTTGTGGTTTCTAGGTAACATATTCATCTATGTATTAGTGCTTTCGCCACTTTTCTTTTATCTGAAAAGGAACAAGGATGGAGTCTTCCAACGTGTCCTTCAAAAACTATTCAGCACTCCAGCGGGTTTGTTGGTGATCATGCTTCCTTTTGTGCTGGAAGCCGTCGTCGTTCAACCAGATAACTTTGAGATGTATGCCATGACCATGCATGGATTTTGGTTGGGGCTTGTAGCCTTTCTGGTGGGTTTCTGTTGTGTCTACAGCGGTGCCACTTTTTGGAACACGGTGACTAACAGTCGGTGGGTGCTTCTATTGTTTGCTGTGGGGTTGTATACGCTTAGATTGATTTTGTTTGAGTTAAAAAGCCCTGACTTCCTCATGGCGATTGAATCCAATTTTTGGATATTCACTGTATTTGGGTTTGGGCATAAATATCTTAATAAGCCTAGTCAAGCTTTGACTTATCTAAGCCAGGCTGCTTATCCCATATACATTATACATATGGTATTCCTGTACTTGGGGTCGATGTTGTTGTTTGCCATAGATCTTTCGGCGACAATCAAGTTTTGGAGCTTGGTATTGTTTACCAATATCGCTTGTTATTTGACTTATGAGTTTGTCATTCGTCGTGTTAAAATTTTGAGACCATTGTTTGGGTTGAAAACATAA
- a CDS encoding ankyrin repeat domain-containing protein: MKTFKINSIENWCNMIIVVVFLGLASCDSNKAATNGSTPSMTIHEATFMGDVEAVKAHVVAKTDLNEVDAYGSAPLAIAATFGKTDIAKLLIESGADLNVRSADGSTPLHTSSFLCRVEIVKALLEKGADMTIRNNFGATALESVSGPFQDVKMVYEQLSKNLGPFGLKLDFDYIEKTRPQVAEMLSAKK, encoded by the coding sequence ATGAAAACTTTTAAAATTAATTCAATCGAAAATTGGTGTAACATGATAATAGTAGTGGTCTTTTTAGGGCTCGCTTCGTGTGACTCTAATAAGGCAGCCACTAATGGTAGTACACCATCCATGACTATACATGAAGCTACATTTATGGGGGATGTAGAAGCGGTGAAAGCGCATGTAGTAGCGAAGACTGATTTAAATGAGGTTGATGCTTATGGATCAGCTCCCTTAGCCATTGCCGCTACTTTCGGAAAAACAGACATTGCCAAACTGTTGATTGAATCTGGCGCTGATTTGAATGTAAGAAGTGCTGATGGATCTACGCCTCTGCATACTTCGAGTTTTTTGTGCAGAGTTGAGATCGTTAAAGCACTGCTTGAAAAAGGAGCGGATATGACCATTAGAAACAACTTCGGCGCTACGGCTTTAGAATCTGTTTCTGGTCCGTTCCAGGATGTGAAAATGGTGTATGAGCAGTTGAGCAAAAACCTTGGGCCATTTGGTTTGAAGTTAGACTTCGATTACATCGAAAAGACTCGCCCTCAAGTGGCAGAGATGCTTAGCGCTAAAAAATAA
- a CDS encoding helix-turn-helix domain-containing protein, protein MSEFPYANNEFLSSVIAAIEENISNEDFGVSELADQIGMSRSNLLRKVKSGTGLSVSLLIRQVRLHHAKDLLQKGNLNVSEICYKVGFSSTSYFTKCFREQYGYPPGEESKRNTDQEVTDPPKKSKRSLVALTLLAFILAGTFYFLFVQKNNSTTEPLEKTIAVLPFKNNSDDASNVYLINGVTDAILNHLQKIEDMKVTSRTTTEKYREVFRTIPELSEELNVNYFLEGSGQKIGDQILLSVQLINAKKDRPIWSERYERLSKDIFELQTEVAKTIASQIEATITPEEAERMEKIPTENLKAYDLYLKGQQYAREESTEGLLEAVDLFQQAVAEDEDFAHAYAFIAICYYYLDLFQANKQYGLEINTYADRAMLLDPDVAESLIAKALFYMQDKQYELAIQYFEKVLVLSPHSGWIHNFLTDIYTTYIPNTEKYLEHALQGIQAGVAGQDSVTASFTYLHLSNALAQNGFIVEAERYVKKSLAYYPENLYSETLYAYIKLAGNFNLQSARESLIQSLNKDTTQLHIIQEIAKVCYMQQDYETAWYYYEKLDQVRKSLDLDIYGAEDLKIAYVLERLGQSDQSQQFLDSYYDYSNNDTSIYKDLLLSAYYAYVGDIEKGIEHFTAFSKQENYMYWFVLFLDKDPILRRMADRPEFNEIIRAISDNFWVKHKETAAKLKTAGVM, encoded by the coding sequence ATGTCTGAATTCCCATACGCCAATAATGAGTTTCTGAGTAGTGTAATCGCTGCTATTGAGGAAAATATCTCCAATGAAGATTTTGGTGTTTCGGAATTAGCCGATCAGATAGGCATGAGCCGGTCCAATCTCCTACGAAAAGTGAAAAGTGGCACAGGGTTATCTGTAAGCCTACTCATTAGACAGGTTAGACTTCATCATGCTAAAGATTTGCTGCAAAAAGGCAATCTCAATGTTTCAGAGATTTGTTACAAAGTAGGATTTAGCAGCACGTCGTATTTTACCAAATGCTTTCGAGAACAATATGGTTATCCGCCAGGAGAAGAGAGCAAAAGAAACACAGATCAGGAAGTAACAGATCCGCCTAAAAAGTCAAAACGCTCACTAGTAGCATTGACTTTATTGGCATTCATACTTGCAGGCACGTTCTATTTCTTATTTGTTCAAAAAAACAACAGCACCACCGAACCGCTAGAGAAGACGATTGCTGTGCTACCCTTCAAAAACAATAGTGATGATGCTTCGAATGTCTATCTGATCAATGGAGTAACCGATGCCATTCTGAATCACTTGCAAAAGATCGAAGACATGAAAGTCACCAGTCGGACTACTACCGAAAAGTACAGGGAAGTGTTTCGGACTATCCCAGAACTTTCAGAGGAACTCAATGTCAACTACTTTCTTGAAGGCAGCGGTCAGAAAATTGGTGACCAGATTTTGCTCAGCGTGCAGCTGATCAACGCGAAGAAGGATCGGCCGATTTGGTCTGAGCGATATGAACGCCTATCGAAAGACATCTTTGAGCTTCAAACGGAAGTAGCCAAAACCATCGCCTCACAAATAGAAGCTACGATCACACCAGAAGAAGCAGAACGGATGGAGAAAATTCCAACTGAAAATCTGAAGGCCTATGATTTATACCTCAAAGGACAACAATATGCTAGAGAAGAAAGCACCGAAGGCCTTCTCGAAGCCGTGGATTTATTTCAGCAGGCCGTAGCCGAAGATGAAGATTTTGCCCATGCCTATGCCTTTATAGCCATATGCTATTACTACCTTGACTTATTTCAAGCCAACAAACAATACGGCCTTGAAATCAATACCTATGCCGATCGGGCCATGTTATTGGATCCGGATGTAGCCGAAAGCCTGATTGCTAAAGCCTTGTTTTACATGCAAGACAAACAATATGAATTGGCCATTCAATACTTTGAAAAAGTCTTGGTTCTCAGCCCACACTCAGGCTGGATTCATAATTTTCTTACCGATATCTATACAACCTATATACCCAATACAGAGAAATACCTCGAGCATGCCTTACAGGGCATTCAAGCTGGTGTAGCCGGACAGGATTCTGTTACTGCTAGTTTCACCTATCTACATCTCAGCAATGCACTGGCGCAAAACGGATTTATAGTAGAGGCCGAACGATACGTCAAAAAATCACTGGCGTATTATCCCGAAAATTTATACTCAGAAACCCTCTATGCGTACATCAAATTGGCTGGTAATTTCAACCTACAGTCAGCCCGAGAGTCACTGATTCAATCGTTGAATAAGGATACGACCCAATTACATATCATTCAGGAAATAGCCAAAGTTTGCTACATGCAGCAGGATTATGAGACGGCTTGGTATTATTATGAAAAGCTCGATCAAGTCAGAAAATCACTAGATCTGGATATCTACGGTGCCGAGGATCTTAAAATAGCTTATGTCCTGGAGCGGTTAGGTCAATCGGATCAATCACAGCAATTTCTTGACAGCTACTACGACTATTCGAATAATGATACTTCCATTTATAAGGATTTATTACTCTCGGCCTACTACGCCTATGTAGGTGATATAGAAAAAGGCATCGAGCATTTTACCGCATTTTCCAAGCAAGAAAACTACATGTATTGGTTTGTGCTTTTTTTAGACAAAGACCCCATCTTAAGGCGCATGGCAGATCGTCCAGAATTCAACGAAATCATTCGGGCTATTTCAGACAATTTTTGGGTCAAGCACAAAGAAACCGCCGCCAAGTTAAAAACCGCTGGGGTGATGTGA
- a CDS encoding DUF6691 family protein has protein sequence MKFAKYLFTGILFGVVLTKAEVISWYRIYEMFSFQSFHMFGIIGSAVLLGIMITQSIKRFKIKSSSGNPIHIAPKDKGIARLLIGGTCFGLGWAMTGACPGPMFVLVGNGASVFLLVIVSAMFGTFLYGILRKYLPH, from the coding sequence ATGAAATTTGCTAAATATTTATTTACTGGTATTCTCTTTGGGGTTGTTCTGACAAAAGCCGAGGTAATTTCCTGGTATCGAATCTATGAAATGTTCAGCTTTCAATCTTTCCACATGTTTGGGATAATTGGTTCGGCTGTTTTACTAGGTATAATGATCACCCAAAGTATTAAGAGATTTAAAATCAAATCAAGTTCAGGCAATCCTATCCATATTGCGCCGAAGGACAAAGGAATAGCGCGTCTGTTAATTGGAGGTACATGTTTCGGTCTAGGCTGGGCCATGACAGGTGCCTGCCCAGGCCCAATGTTTGTATTGGTGGGAAATGGTGCTTCTGTGTTTCTTTTGGTTATAGTCAGCGCCATGTTTGGGACTTTTCTTTATGGTATACTGAGAAAGTATTTGCCGCATTGA